From Chloroflexota bacterium, a single genomic window includes:
- a CDS encoding SRPBCC family protein has translation MLLDISRTTDVAAAPASAWALYRDLPRLVTLLPAVSDFRPLEPDKKYAANVSEKLGPFKLSVPVEIELQTVEEPKRIVAALTGADSRGQARVKGTLEGTIEPLGDDRVRLTMSMQLEVLGKLATLGAMPMRRRADEIFTDFVRRIDAELTGPGAAS, from the coding sequence ATGCTGCTCGACATCTCTCGCACCACTGACGTTGCAGCGGCCCCGGCTTCGGCCTGGGCGCTGTACCGCGATCTTCCCCGCCTCGTGACCCTCCTGCCGGCCGTCTCCGACTTCAGGCCGCTCGAACCAGACAAGAAGTATGCGGCCAACGTCTCCGAGAAGCTGGGTCCGTTCAAGCTGAGCGTCCCCGTCGAGATCGAGCTGCAGACCGTCGAGGAGCCGAAGCGAATCGTGGCGGCGCTCACGGGTGCGGACAGCCGGGGGCAAGCCCGCGTCAAAGGCACCCTCGAAGGGACCATCGAGCCGCTCGGGGATGACCGCGTCCGCCTCACCATGAGCATGCAACTGGAAGTGCTCGGCAAGCTGGCGACCCTCGGCGCGATGCCGATGCGCCGGCGCGCCGACGAGATCTTCACCGACTTCGTGCGCCGCATCGACGCGGAGCTGACCGGCCCTGGCGCCGCCTCGTAA
- a CDS encoding (2Fe-2S)-binding protein: protein MTTSSPDAGSDLSGSTLTISTRINGRDETLQIAPNETLAEVLRDRLGLTGTKVSCDVQVCGACTVLVDGLPVSACTFLAYETRGRDVLTVEGLAPAPGQYHPLQQAFIELNAFQCGFCTPGMLLSAKSLLDYNPAPSTHEIKEYMEGNLCRCTGYIPILAAIGRARDIMAREASQGTGGQPADGTGTGR, encoded by the coding sequence ATGACGACCTCCTCCCCCGACGCCGGCTCCGACCTGAGCGGCTCGACGCTGACGATCTCGACTCGCATCAACGGGCGGGACGAGACGCTCCAGATCGCCCCCAACGAGACGCTGGCCGAAGTCCTGCGTGACCGTCTCGGGCTGACCGGCACCAAAGTCTCGTGCGACGTCCAGGTCTGCGGGGCCTGCACCGTCCTGGTGGACGGCCTGCCGGTGAGCGCCTGCACCTTCCTGGCCTACGAGACGCGCGGGCGTGACGTGCTGACCGTCGAGGGGCTGGCCCCCGCGCCCGGCCAGTACCACCCCCTGCAACAGGCGTTCATCGAGCTGAACGCCTTCCAGTGCGGCTTCTGCACGCCGGGCATGCTGCTCTCGGCGAAGAGCCTGCTCGACTACAACCCCGCCCCCTCCACCCACGAGATCAAGGAGTACATGGAGGGCAACCTCTGCCGCTGCACCGGGTATATTCCGATCCTGGCGGCCATCGGACGGGCGCGCGACATCATGGCGCGCGAGGCCAGCCAGGGCACCGGCGGCCAGCCAGCAGACGGAACGGGGACGGGGAGGTAG